GGTTCCTGACTGTGGGTCAAGGCCTTCAGATTTCTTAGATACAACAGCTTCCAAGGTATCGGTAGGCATAGCATCTGTGCTGATCTTGGCACGGTCGCCGACTTTTATTTGGGTCCATTGCTGATCCCCAACACCTACTTTTAGCATCCATTTGGCATTACCTGCGCCGTTTACTTGCAGCACAGGGGTTCCAGGTCCTACAACCTGACCCTCATTCGCAAGCTTCGCCAAAACATAGCCCGAAACTGGAGAGATAATATTCGAATATTGCTGATTGAAACTGACCGATTTTAAATCCTGCTGGGCAACATCCAAAGCGGTCTTTGCATTTTGCATCTGCTCCAAAGTAGCAACACTGTCACGATACAGTTTATTGGCCCTTTCATAATCCCTTCTTGCCTTCTCAACCGCCAGTTTAGCCTGACCAGCTTTGGCATCCACTTCTGAACTCAATACAGAAGCCAAGACCTGCCCTTTGCGAACTGCATCCCCTTCCTTAACCGTGATTCGTGAAATAACTCCGCCGTTCTTAAAACTCAGCATGGTCTCATCATCAGTCGTAAATACACCCGTAGCTTCTATTTGTGCCCCACCAGACCCCTGATCAATAGGCATCAATTTAACTGGAATAGTATCTTGAATAGCAAGTTCTGTTTTTCGCTCCGATTGCTGGCATCCAACCAATGAAATTGCCGATCCAGCTAATAGTAATGTTATAAATCCTAACTTCATGATGATTATTTTAAAGGGTATGATGCATTTTCTCGTTCTAGTTTTGCCATCGCTGATAAAAGTTTATATGCTGCTATGTTATTGGCCATTTGCGAATTGGTATATTGTGACCTAGCGTCTATTGTTTCGATATAGGTGTTGACCCCTTCGTTAAAGCCCCGCAAGATCAATCTTTGATAAGTGGCAGCAGCTTCCATCTGCACCTTTGAGCTTTCATAGTTTTTTTTGCATTGCTACTAGCTCATTCTTCGCAACCTCCGCTGATAACGCCAACTGTTGCTTCGCTTGATCTATCTTGTTCTGAGCTTCAGCAACTGCAATCTGGTTTTCTTGGATTTTCAACCGGTTCCTGTTCCCTTGAAAAATTGGGAAACTCAATTGTGCGCCGACCATATAATATTGAGAATTACTATTGATCTTCAACCCCTCAGCTTGCGAACCAAGATCCAAAAAAGCACTTAACTTAGGGACAAACGCCTGTTTGCTCATCTCAACCATAGATTCCTGAATAGCTTTATTTCCCTCCAATGATTTTATTTCCTCCCGCCCATCAATATTTACCGACATGTCCGAACCTTCCAACTCATTAGCCCTTTCCTTGCCCGATTCATACACAATCTCAGCATCACCAGCACGATTCAACAATGAATTGAAATAGTATTTCGCATTTTTGATCTGTTGCTCCGCCTCGGCAATTTTTGATTCATGTTGAGCTATTTCCGCCTCAGCACGGATTACATAGGCTGGCAACCCTTTCCCAGCCTCCAATAGCTTTTCATTAACCCTTTTGCCCTCCTTGGCCAAAGTCAACGCATTTTCATAAATCTCTTTAGATTGAACAGCACTCAAATAATTGAAATATGCAATCTTGATATCTTTGACAAGCTCCCTCTTATATGTTTCGGTTTCAACCTTTGTCAACTCAACCATTTTCTCCCGAACAACTTTATTATGTTTTATATCCGTGTTGATAATCGGAACGGAAGTTCTGATTTTAGCATCATAATAATTCTTTGGCAAGAAGTTGATCTGTTCGTTACTGATCTGTGGGAAATTATTGCTCTGTGTCAACTGGTTCAATGTGGCATATACAGGATTCAGCATATCGCCGATCGGCAAGTCGATCGAACGACCACCATCAGCATGTGAATAAGTCAAGTCAAATGTAATCTGAGGCAGGTACATGCTCTTGGCAACCTCTAGCCCATTCATGGCCTTTTTCATTGAAAGATCCTTCTGAATTAAAACCAAGTTACTGTCCAAACCTTGTTTGACATACCGATCCAAAGCATGCTCTTGTCCAATGGTTAATCCATTAAATCCAAATATAAGGGCACAAACTACAGTTATTGTTTTTATTATTTTCATTCTTAACAGTGTTAAGTTATCGTACAAAAAAATCTACTTAGATCTTGCTATCATTTCCACAAATACCTGAAACGAAGCATAGACCATTTCCTCCATGGTATCATTTCTTTCAAAAACATCCTTGATACAGTCCAAATGCTCCGTAACATGCAAAGAGACCAGCCCATGAACTGCACCCCAAGCTTGAATTGCGACTGCTATAGAATCCATATCCTTAAAGTATCCCATTTCCTGACATTCAACAATGGTTTTACGTAGAAATTCAATCACATACTGCCCTTCTATCCAAGCTGCATTTTCTTCTTTCGAGGTCAGGAATGACAAAGGTTCTTTCATCATAAACATAACTTGGTAGTATTCAGGATTTGACAAAGCAAAGTGAATATAAATCTTACCCAATGCCTTCAATCTTTCAAAAGCATTCTCCACGGCCATCAATGGGAAAAAATCTATCTCTCAAAATCCCAAATCCAACCTGATGGAGTGCATAGACTATATCACTTTTGTCTTTATAGTATAGGTAAATGGTCGTCGGGCTGAACCCAATCTCCTTGGCAATCTTCCTAATCGAAGTTGCTTCATAGCCCTCTTGAACAAAAAGCTTCTTGGCAGCCTCCAAAATTAAAGTCCTTAAATCTTCCTTATGTTTTAACTTCTTTTCCAATTGATTAATATTTTACAAAACAAAACTACTTAACAGTGTTAAGTTTTTCGTAATTATTTTTTTTAAAGACATTTTGATGACAAATACATTGCCATGCTACCCCAGAGGGGGTGTAACTATTAAGGTGGCAGGTTCAGACACCTGCCACGGCGGCCTAACCCCATCGGGGTGTAACTATTCTAGCGGGAACACCTGCCACGGCGCCAGAGCTAAAGCTCGAGAATGACAGCCGCCTTTCTTTTAAACTGGCGATTTTTGGGAAAATGGGGTTGCGGCTCGCCGCAACCCCATTTTCCCAAAAATCGCAATCCTCCCACGACATGCGTAACAAAAGTTGAGCGCGGCTTCTGCTCCGCTCCGCCACCGCTGCGATTTGTCAGACTGTGATTTGAAGCCATGGTTGGTGTTCCCAGGAACCTGAGCCTTTCCATTTCTTATGTCTTATGTCTAATGTCTTATGTCTAGTCTAGTCTAGTCTAGTCTAGTTTCCTTCCTATCTCCGTCCTCCCTCCTTCCACTCTCGTTCGTCTCTTGTTCGGACTTCCTTCGGACCTCGTTCGGAGCTGCTTCGGAATACACCCGAACAAGGTCCGAACAAGGTCCGAACGAAAGAGGACTGAGAGTGGAACGAGAGTGGAAGGAGAGTGGAACGAAACACAAGTAAGAGACTTTGCGCTAGCAGTTGGTTGAGACACCAGCCATGGCGTTCTTAGCCCAAGTCAGGCCAGCACGCATAGCCACCGCGCAAGACCTGCGCTAGCAATGCTAAAGATGGTCGCTGGGCGTAGCCGAAGCGTGCGCTAGCGTTGCTGAAGATGGTTGGTGTGGACACCAACCATGGCGTATGTGATGCCGCATGGCGTTCAATTGAATTTCAAAGCTACCAATAGAATTTTCAAGGCCGATGTCCGCTCATTTTCAGTGGCGGCAGGATGGATAAAATGCCGCGGCATTTGTGCAAGGGGATTGCCCTTGGATGCTTTCAAGCAATTATCTCCTCCAAAGAGATAATTGATTAGAACGGCATCCTCGGCAATAAGGCATTTTGTCCATGCGCGTTGGAATTGTGCGACAAGCCACCTTAAATGAGCAAGCGTTTTGGTTACTTTTGCGCCTCAAAAGTAACTGCACCCTGCCATGGAATGGTAAAGAATTTGGGTTGTTAGCTCAAGTCAGGCCAGCGCGCATAGCCACCGCGCAAGACTTGCGCTAGCAATGCTAAAGATGGTCGCTGGGCGTAGTCGAAGCGTGCGCTGGCGTTGCTGATGATGGTTGGTGTGGACACCAACCATGGCGTATGTGATGCCGCATGGCGTTCAATTGAATTTCAAAGCTACCAATAGAATTTCCAAAGCAGATGTCCGCTCATTTTCAGTGGCGGAAGAATGGATAAAATGCCGCGGCATTTGTGCGTGGGGCTTGCCCTTCGACTCCGCTCAGGGACCACCCTTGGATGCTTTCAAGCAATTATCTCCTCCAAAGAGATAATTGATTAGAACGGCATCCTCGGCAATAAGGCATTTTGTCCATGCGCGTTGGAATTGTGCGACAAGCCACCTTAAATGAGCAAGCGTTTTGGTTACTTTTGCGCCTCAAAAGTAACTGCACCCTGCCATGGAATGGTAAAGAATTTGGGTTGTTAGCCCAAGTCAGGCCAGCGCGCATAGCCACCACGCAAGACTTGCGCTAGCAATGCTAAAGATGGTCGCTGGGCGTAGTCGAAGCGTGCGCTGGCCAGAAAAAGAGCATAAAAAAAGGGCAGCATTAAAATGCTGCCCTAATCAACTAACCACAACTAAACTTTACTTCACCTCAATTAGTCTCTTTGCTACGATTGCTTCTTCTTTCTTGCCGATCTTGATATCAAGCACGCCATTTTCATAGCTGGCGTCAATGCTTGAATAATCAACTACTTCAGGTAGTGTGAATGATCTTGAGAATGAAGTGTAGCTAAATTCTTTTTTGCTGTGTACCTTGCCCTCTTCTACTTTTTCTTCTTGTTTTTCTACAGAAATATTGATGATATTCTTATCTACGTTAATTTTAAAATCAGATTTCTGTAAGCCAGGAGCTGCTACTTCAATATTGAATGCCTCTGGGGATTCAGTGATATTTACTGCAGGAACGCGCGTTACCAAACGGTCCGAAATAAATGAGTCATTGAATAAATTGTCGAATACATTGTTAACAAATGGATTCACTGCATCAGTGTTGTAAGATTTTCCTGGTAATTTGATTAATGCCATGTTTAATTCCTCCTTATTTTTTTAATTCTTTAATTTCTTTTTTGATATATGATCCTATATTCAACTAACGTACCAAGGACGAATTTGATTATTTTCAAGACAATTTGTCTTATCAAAAACAAAAGAACAGACATAATGACTTAAAAAACAAAGAAAAGCGTTGAAATCTTTGATTAATAATCCTCAAAACCAGCTTTTGGTTTAGAATGATTAACGATAAGATCACTTTTTTCGGCAACAATTCTTTTGTAAAAAATAGCTAACCGCAACAATTTTGATTTCGGATTTTATCTTTTATTCTCGGATATAAGAAAGAGAGACTACGGATTTTGCAACATCTCCACCGAATGGCGGATTGATTTTACGGATAGCGACTTCAATCTGCTGTACATATGAATACTCTTCGACGATTCTATTGAGGATATCTTCCGCGGCAGATTCCAATAATTTGCGTCGGGGGCTCATGACTTCTACCAAAATAGCATATAACTCTTCGTAATTGACTGTATTTTCCAAGTTCTCCGAGTCAGGATTTTGAAAGGGAAAGCTAACAGAGACACTGACATAAAACTCGTTTCCTAAGACTTGTTCTTCTTCATAGAATCCAATCGGTGAGTAAAATCGAACATCTTCCAATGAAATTTTCTGAGTTATACGAGCCATTATTGAGAAAGTTTTATGTTTTGCTTATTAAAAATAATGTTTTTTCTTATATTAACCATAACAAATGCTTAAACCTTATGTTAAAACACTCTTTATTAATAGCATTACTTGCGGGCGTATCATATGCAAGTGCTCAGACCCAGTTTAAACCTGAAGACACTGAGTTTTACGAACCTGTTCCACGGGTTGTTACTACCAAGGCAAATGCTGCTCCATCGGATGCCATTGTATTGTTTGATGGAAAGAATCTTTCGGAATGGGTAAGTGAAAAAGATGGTCGCCCAGCACAATGGACCATTACAGACAATGTCTTAACCGTAAAACCAGGTTCCGGAGGAATAAAAACCAACAAACAATTTGAGGATTTCCAATTGCACGTTGAATGGCGTAGCCCAGAAAAAATCAAAGGCGAAGGTCAAGGGCGCGGAAATTCAGGGATATTCCTACAAGGGCTGTATGAATTGCAGGTCTTGGACAATGACGACAACAAGACATACACCAACGGACAAGCTGGAAGTTTATACAAGCAGAGCCCACCATTGGTTGAAGCTAGAAAACCTGAAAGCGGATGGCATACTTATGATGTAATCTACACAGCACCGCGATTCAACAAAGATGGCCAACTGATCAAAAGAGCCTTAGTAACCGTACTTCATAATGGAGTAGTGGTTCAAAACAATACCGAATTACAAGGAACCACAGAGTATATTGGATTGCCTAAGATGAAAGCTCATGGACCGGGTCCAATTTCATTGCAAGACCATGGTGATCTAGTATCTTATAGAAATATCTGGATCAGGGAATTATAGAAAAATTTTCATATAATCATTAAAAGAGAAGGCGTACAATTATTTGTACGCCTTCTCTTTTATAGGCTGAAAAGCCCCAATAATATAACTTTTGAAAAAGGTTTATTTGAGCAATTTTACCTCATACAAATCTTTACGACGGTCTCTCAATAGTTTTACAGTACCATACTCATGTAGGTCTCTCAGTGCGTAAAGGTCCACGTCAGCAATCAGCACCATCTCCGTATTTGGGGTGGCTTCAGCCTTGATCGCATTATTTGGAAATGCGAAGTCAGAAGGTGTAAATACTGCAGACTGTGAATATTGAATATCCATATTGTTAACTCTCGGTAAGTTACCCACAGAACCCGCGATCGCAACGTAACATTCATTTTCAATGGCTCTCGCTTGAGCACAAGACCTTACACGGATATATCCATTCTGTGTATCGGTCATAAAAGGAACAAAAAGAATCTGCATCCCTTGATCAGCCAATATCCTGCTCAGTTCAGGGAATTCAACGTCATAACATATCAACAAGCCAACCTTACCACAGTCGGTATCAAAAACCTTTACTTCAGAACCGCCAACCAAACCATAATACTTCATTTCATTTGGCGTAATATGGATTTTCTTATAGGAATCTAAACTACCATTCCGGTGACATAAGTAGGTAATGTTATATAATTTACCACGCTCCATGATCGGCATGGATCCAGCAATGATATTGACATTGTAAGAAACCGCGAATTGCTGGATTCTTTCGACAATTTCCTTGGTATGTTCGGCAAGTTTTTCCATGGCCAAACGTTCAGGGAGCTCATTGTATGGACTCATCAAAGGAGAGTTGAAGAATTCTGGGAACATGATAAAATCCGTACCATAATCACTCACGGTATCCACGAAGAATTCAATCTGATCGTAGAATTCTTCCAGATCTTTGAACAGACGCATCTGCCATTGTACCAATCCCAAACGGATGGTCTGTTTGGATGCTGAATTGGAAGGTGCATCTGGTTCGTAATAAATGTTGTTCCATTCCAATAAGGTCGCTACCTCCATGGATTCGGCATCTTCAGGAAGATAGTTCTTCAAGATTTTCTTAACGTGGAAATCATTGGAGAGCTGAAATGTCAAGGTTGGATCGTAGATTTCCTTTCTTTTCACCTTTTCAATATAGGTCCTTGGGGTCATTGAATCCGAATAGTTGTGGTAATTAGGGATACGTCCCCCAGCCAGGATACGTTGCAAGTTCATCTGTTCGCACAGCTCCTTGCGTTGATCATATAGACGGCGACCTAAGCGCAATGACCTGAAATCAGGGTGTACGAAGACTTCGATACCGTATAAGGTATCCCCTTCGGAATCATGTTTATCAAATTTACCATCATCGATGATGGCATAGTACTTATCGTAAATATTTGTTTTTCGGGAATTCAGGATAATGGATAAAGCACATGCTACCACTTTTCCGTTCACCTCAACTGCTATTTGTCCCTCAGGGAAGATGTCGATCAAATCAGTAATGTTTTCTTTGGTCCAAGGGTCACCTACCAATCCATGATAGGCTTGTTCCATAGACTTCTTTAGATCCTTATAATCTTTCTTACTAAGGTTTCTTATTTTAATATCCATTTTTTAACTCAGCTTGAATTGCCAGAATCGGCAATGTTTATCCATTAATCAAATCCCATTCCAATTTTCAGTGTAAAATTCTTAATCTTTTATAATGAATAAGTTAGGGAAAGCATTTATTTTTCGCTTTAATCAATATTGTACTTAATCTCAATCACGTAGAATTAATTGATAATTACAAAAATTGCAAAATCTAAAAAGAAATCAAATTTAAGGGATTCGAATAATTTATCAATATTACCACCAAATCAGCCGACACAAAACAAAAAAAGCTGCCTGTGGCAGCTTTTATAAAGCTATATGAAATAAAATTAAGCTTCTCCTTTAGGAGTGCCGAAATTCAGGGGATAAGGCATATCCTTAGGTTGGATAGTACCATTCGCTCCTTCGAAACGGCTGATGTTTTCTTGCAATGCTTTCATTAGTTGTTTAGCATGCTCAGGGGTCAAGATCACTCTTGATTTTACTTTTGCTTTTGGCACTCCTGGCATGATACGAACGAAATCCACAACAAATTCAGTGTTTGAATGTGTTATAATTGCAAGGTTGGAGTAAACTCCTTCTGCTGTTTCTTCGGTCAATTCAATGCTTAATTCTTGTCCTTCTTGATTTAAATTTCCGTTTTCCATCTCAAATTTTATCAGTTGGTTTTATTATTTACTAAATGATCTGAAATCTTGGTCCTTTTTGATGTCCAAGACCATTTCATAGATCAATCTTATTACGTTATCTACATCATCCTTATGGATCATCTCCACTGTGGTGTGCATATACCTCAAAGGTAAGGAAATCAAAGCAGATGGCACACCCCCATTTGAATATGCAAATGCATCGGTGTCTGTTCCTGTCCATCGCGAAGATGCTTGCCTTTGGATTGGGATATTATTTTTCTGAGCGACTTCGATCAATTGCTTGTTGAGGTTGATCTGAACAGCAGGTGCATATGATACTACAGGACCTTTACCGCAAGCCAGATCGCCCTGAGTGATTTTGTTGATCATCGGAGTATTTGTATCATGCGTTACATCTGTAACGATTGCTATGTTCGGTTTAATATAATCCGCGATCATTTCTGCTCCCCTCAACCCTATTTCTTCCTGTACAGAATTCACTATGTACAGTCCGAAAGGCAATTTTTTCTTGTTTTCCTTCAATAATCTGGCAACTTCCGCAATCATAAATCCTCCGGCTCTGTTATCTAAAGCACGGCCAACATAGTAGCGATTGTTTAAGATCATAAATTCATCCTCATAGGTAATCACACAGCCTACATGGATTCCCAATTCTTCAACTTCTTCCTTGGAGGTGCAACCGCAATCCAAGAAAATATTCTTTAGGTTTGGACTTTCTTCTTTCTCACCAGAACGTGTATGGATAGCCGGCCATCCAAAAACAGCTTTTACTATTCCCTTGTCTGTATGGATATTCACTCTTTTTGATGGTGCAATCTGATGATCAGAACCACCATTGCGGATTACATAAATCAATCCGTCTTTTGAGATATAGTTTACAAACCAAGAAATTTCGTCGGCATGTGCTTCAATTACTACTTTATAAGTTGCTTTAGGATTTATAATACCTACCGCAGTTCCATAGTTATCGATATAGGTTTCGTCAACATACGGTTTTAAATAATCCAACCACAATCTTTGTCCGCTCCACTCAAAACCTGTTGGGGATGGGTTATTGATATATTTTTCGAAAAAAGCTAATGAATCCGCTGTCACTACAGATGGTTTTTTCGGTTCTTCTTCTGGTAATGTTTTAATTGTTTTTTTAGCCATAGCTCTGAATTAATTCTCGCAAATTAAGTATTTCCGTAATTTTCGCAAAAATAAAATCCGAAACCTTATCTTTACAAGACATTTTATTACTGTATGATCGATATTTTAAGTTTTATTACATGGGGACCAGAACCTGAGATTTTCAAAATAGGTTCATTTGGTGTCCGTTGGTATTCATTATGCTGGTTATTGGCTTTTGTAGTTTCTTATTTCTTAATGCTCAAAATATTTAAGAGGGAAGGCAAATCTCAAGAGTTATTGGATAAATTAACAATCTATATTTTTATAGGAACATTGGTCGGCGCTCGATTGGGTCATTGTTTCTTCTATGATTGGGAATATTACAGGGAACACTTTATAGAAATCTTTATTCCTTTCCAAAAGATAAATGGTGAATGGCAATTGACAGGATTCACTGGACTTGCCAGTCATGGTGGTGCTTTGGGGATATTGACCGCATTATGGTTATTCTCTAGAAATACAAAGACTAATTTTATGTGGATCACCGATCGCTTGATTTTAGTTGTACCTATTGCTGGAGCATTTATTCGTTTGGGGAACTTCTTTAATTCGGAGATGATCGGAAACCCTACAGATTTACCTTGGGCAGTTGTATTTACCCATATTGATCAAATCCCGAGACATCCGGCTCAAATGTACGAAGCCATCGCCTATGTCATATTATTTTTCATCCTATGGGCCATGTATCAGAAAAACAAGGATCCAAAACCAGGAAAACTATTTGGTATTTTCCTGATCGGTCTATTCGGCGCAAGATTTATCATAGAGTACGTTAAGATAGATCAAGTTGCATTCGAAGCTGGTATGTTGCTGAATATGGGTCAAATACTGAGTATACCATTTATTCTGGCGGGAATTTTCTTGCTACTCAGAAAACCAAAAGAGATTAAAAAAGCTTAATATATAAGCCCTACCTTTTGGTAGGGCTTTTTTTATCAAACAGACATGTCATCCTCATTGAAAAACAATAGAAAAGTAACTTTACTGATATTGGGTTTATTATCTGCTATCGGACCTTTTTCTATAGACTTATACCTTCCTGCTTTTGATGTTATTGCCGAAGACTTCAACACTTCAGTTGATAAAGTTCAGCTGACACTAACGAGTTACTTTATCGGTATCGCCTTCGGTCAGATGGTTTATGGGCCCTTGTTGGACAAGTATGGCCGCAAGAAACCGTTGTTGGTTGGTTTGGCCATTTATTTTGTAGCCTCATTGATGTGTATCTTTACGAGAGACATCAATCACCTCATATTTTTGAGATTCTTGCAGGCATTGGGAAGCTGTGGTGGAATGGTTGGAGCTCGAGCTATGGTAACAGATTATTACAGTAGCCGGGAGGCAGCCAAAGTATTCAGCCTATTGATGTTGGTTATTGGTGTATCCCCTATTCTGGCACCTAGTATTGGGGCTTTTATGCTAACCCATTTTGACTGGCATTATATCTTCTTGTTTCTTGCTGTCCTATCATTACTGATTTTTATTGCTACTGCCTTTCTTTTGCCTGAAAGCTATGCCGGAAATAAAGATTTTTCGCTGGCTCCGAAGTCTATTATAAATAACTTTTGGCAAGTCATCAGCAATAAGGTATTTATTTCCTATTGTCTTATCGGTTCCATTGCTTCGGCAGGAACGTATGCGTATTTAGCGGGATCGTCCTTTGTGATGCAACAATATTTTGGCTTGAGCAAAGAACAATATGGATTGGCATTTGCTTTTGTAGCCTCTGCTATGGTTATTGCAACGCAGCTCAACAGGTATTTCTTAAAGAAACATAGCAGTGAGCAGATCAGTCAACTGGCCAATACTTGGCAAGCTTTTATTGGAGTTTTGATGATCGTTGCACTTTTAACCAATACATTGACTTTCCCTGTGACACTCATCCTTAT
The Sphingobacterium daejeonense genome window above contains:
- a CDS encoding carbon-nitrogen hydrolase family protein, which codes for MDIKIRNLSKKDYKDLKKSMEQAYHGLVGDPWTKENITDLIDIFPEGQIAVEVNGKVVACALSIILNSRKTNIYDKYYAIIDDGKFDKHDSEGDTLYGIEVFVHPDFRSLRLGRRLYDQRKELCEQMNLQRILAGGRIPNYHNYSDSMTPRTYIEKVKRKEIYDPTLTFQLSNDFHVKKILKNYLPEDAESMEVATLLEWNNIYYEPDAPSNSASKQTIRLGLVQWQMRLFKDLEEFYDQIEFFVDTVSDYGTDFIMFPEFFNSPLMSPYNELPERLAMEKLAEHTKEIVERIQQFAVSYNVNIIAGSMPIMERGKLYNITYLCHRNGSLDSYKKIHITPNEMKYYGLVGGSEVKVFDTDCGKVGLLICYDVEFPELSRILADQGMQILFVPFMTDTQNGYIRVRSCAQARAIENECYVAIAGSVGNLPRVNNMDIQYSQSAVFTPSDFAFPNNAIKAEATPNTEMVLIADVDLYALRDLHEYGTVKLLRDRRKDLYEVKLLK
- the lgt gene encoding prolipoprotein diacylglyceryl transferase, with protein sequence MIDILSFITWGPEPEIFKIGSFGVRWYSLCWLLAFVVSYFLMLKIFKREGKSQELLDKLTIYIFIGTLVGARLGHCFFYDWEYYREHFIEIFIPFQKINGEWQLTGFTGLASHGGALGILTALWLFSRNTKTNFMWITDRLILVVPIAGAFIRLGNFFNSEMIGNPTDLPWAVVFTHIDQIPRHPAQMYEAIAYVILFFILWAMYQKNKDPKPGKLFGIFLIGLFGARFIIEYVKIDQVAFEAGMLLNMGQILSIPFILAGIFLLLRKPKEIKKA
- a CDS encoding DUF3467 domain-containing protein — protein: MENGNLNQEGQELSIELTEETAEGVYSNLAIITHSNTEFVVDFVRIMPGVPKAKVKSRVILTPEHAKQLMKALQENISRFEGANGTIQPKDMPYPLNFGTPKGEA
- a CDS encoding multidrug effflux MFS transporter, yielding MSSSLKNNRKVTLLILGLLSAIGPFSIDLYLPAFDVIAEDFNTSVDKVQLTLTSYFIGIAFGQMVYGPLLDKYGRKKPLLVGLAIYFVASLMCIFTRDINHLIFLRFLQALGSCGGMVGARAMVTDYYSSREAAKVFSLLMLVIGVSPILAPSIGAFMLTHFDWHYIFLFLAVLSLLIFIATAFLLPESYAGNKDFSLAPKSIINNFWQVISNKVFISYCLIGSIASAGTYAYLAGSSFVMQQYFGLSKEQYGLAFAFVASAMVIATQLNRYFLKKHSSEQISQLANTWQAFIGVLMIVALLTNTLTFPVTLILIFFFLFGHGFIFPNTSAVALTPFKSLAGSASALLGCIQMAIGALASAVVSLLHNETPWPMLGVMCAGAILSLILHLIVKKNVKTSVE
- the folB gene encoding dihydroneopterin aldolase, encoding MARITQKISLEDVRFYSPIGFYEEEQVLGNEFYVSVSVSFPFQNPDSENLENTVNYEELYAILVEVMSPRRKLLESAAEDILNRIVEEYSYVQQIEVAIRKINPPFGGDVAKSVVSLSYIRE
- a CDS encoding TetR-like C-terminal domain-containing protein; this translates as MENAFERLKALGKIYIHFALSNPEYYQVMFMMKEPLSFLTSKEENAAWIEGQYVIEFLRKTIVECQEMGYFKDMDSIAVAIQAWGAVHGLVSLHVTEHLDCIKDVFERNDTMEEMVYASFQVFVEMIARSK
- a CDS encoding TolC family protein, translating into MKIIKTITVVCALIFGFNGLTIGQEHALDRYVKQGLDSNLVLIQKDLSMKKAMNGLEVAKSMYLPQITFDLTYSHADGGRSIDLPIGDMLNPVYATLNQLTQSNNFPQISNEQINFLPKNYYDAKIRTSVPIINTDIKHNKVVREKMVELTKVETETYKRELVKDIKIAYFNYLSAVQSKEIYENALTLAKEGKRVNEKLLEAGKGLPAYVIRAEAEIAQHESKIAEAEQQIKNAKYYFNSLLNRAGDAEIVYESGKERANELEGSDMSVNIDGREEIKSLEGNKAIQESMVEMSKQAFVPKLSAFLDLGSQAEGLKINSNSQYYMVGAQLSFPIFQGNRNRLKIQENQIAVAEAQNKIDQAKQQLALSAEVAKNELVAMQKKL
- a CDS encoding M42 family metallopeptidase translates to MAKKTIKTLPEEEPKKPSVVTADSLAFFEKYINNPSPTGFEWSGQRLWLDYLKPYVDETYIDNYGTAVGIINPKATYKVVIEAHADEISWFVNYISKDGLIYVIRNGGSDHQIAPSKRVNIHTDKGIVKAVFGWPAIHTRSGEKEESPNLKNIFLDCGCTSKEEVEELGIHVGCVITYEDEFMILNNRYYVGRALDNRAGGFMIAEVARLLKENKKKLPFGLYIVNSVQEEIGLRGAEMIADYIKPNIAIVTDVTHDTNTPMINKITQGDLACGKGPVVSYAPAVQINLNKQLIEVAQKNNIPIQRQASSRWTGTDTDAFAYSNGGVPSALISLPLRYMHTTVEMIHKDDVDNVIRLIYEMVLDIKKDQDFRSFSK
- a CDS encoding TetR/AcrR family transcriptional regulator yields the protein MEKKLKHKEDLRTLILEAAKKLFVQEGYEATSIRKIAKEIGFSPTTIYLYYKDKSDIVYALHQVGFGILRDRFFPIDGRGECF
- a CDS encoding 3-keto-disaccharide hydrolase, whose protein sequence is MLKHSLLIALLAGVSYASAQTQFKPEDTEFYEPVPRVVTTKANAAPSDAIVLFDGKNLSEWVSEKDGRPAQWTITDNVLTVKPGSGGIKTNKQFEDFQLHVEWRSPEKIKGEGQGRGNSGIFLQGLYELQVLDNDDNKTYTNGQAGSLYKQSPPLVEARKPESGWHTYDVIYTAPRFNKDGQLIKRALVTVLHNGVVVQNNTELQGTTEYIGLPKMKAHGPGPISLQDHGDLVSYRNIWIREL
- a CDS encoding Hsp20/alpha crystallin family protein; the encoded protein is MALIKLPGKSYNTDAVNPFVNNVFDNLFNDSFISDRLVTRVPAVNITESPEAFNIEVAAPGLQKSDFKINVDKNIINISVEKQEEKVEEGKVHSKKEFSYTSFSRSFTLPEVVDYSSIDASYENGVLDIKIGKKEEAIVAKRLIEVK
- a CDS encoding efflux RND transporter periplasmic adaptor subunit, with the translated sequence MKLGFITLLLAGSAISLVGCQQSERKTELAIQDTIPVKLMPIDQGSGGAQIEATGVFTTDDETMLSFKNGGVISRITVKEGDAVRKGQVLASVLSSEVDAKAGQAKLAVEKARRDYERANKLYRDSVATLEQMQNAKTALDVAQQDLKSVSFNQQYSNIISPVSGYVLAKLANEGQVVGPGTPVLQVNGAGNAKWMLKVGVGDQQWTQIKVGDRAKISTDAMPTDTLEAVVSKKSEGLDPQSGTFAIFLELKQKPSFKLASGIFGKSIIIPSTTRSGNFWRIPFSSLLDGNGREGYVFITEDGKTAKKQKVKVASIENDDVLVESGLENAQSLIISGSPYLVNGAPIVIKK